In Pongo abelii isolate AG06213 chromosome X, NHGRI_mPonAbe1-v2.0_pri, whole genome shotgun sequence, one DNA window encodes the following:
- the TAB3 gene encoding TGF-beta-activated kinase 1 and MAP3K7-binding protein 3 isoform X3, producing the protein MAQSSPQLDIQVLHDLRQRFPEIPEGVVSQCMLQNNNNLEACCRALSQESSKYLYMEYHSPDDNRMNRNRLLHINLGIHSPSSYHPGDGAQLNGGRTLVHSSSDGHIDPQHAAGKQLICLVQEPHSAPAVVAATPNYNPFFMNEQNRSAATPPSQPPQQPSSMQTGMNPSAMQGPSPPPPPSYMHIPRYSTNPITVTVSQNLPSGQTVPRALQILPQIPSNLYGSPGSIYIRQTSQSSSGRQTPQSTPWQSSPQGPVPHYSQRPLPVYPHQQNYQPSQYSPKQQQIPQSAYHSPPPSQCPSPFSSPQHQVQPSQLGHIFMPPSPSTTPPHPYQQGPPSYQKQGSHSVAYLPYTASSLSKGSMKKIEITVEPSQRPGTAINRSPSPISNQPSPRNQHSLYTATTPPSSSPSRGISSQPKPPFSVNPVYITYTQPTGPSCTPSPSPRVIPNPTTVFKITVGRATTENLLNLVDQEERSAAPEPIQPISVIPGSGGEKGSHKYQRSSSSGSDDYAYTQALLLHQRARMERLAKQLKLEKEELERLKSEVNGMEHDLMQRRLRRVSCTTAIPTPEEMTRLRSMNRQLQINVDCTLKEVDLLQSRDSSDPCTIERKARRISVTSKVQADIHDTQAAAADEHRTGSTQSPRTQPRDEDYEGAPWNCDSCTFLNHPALNRCEQCEMPRYT; encoded by the exons ATGGCGCAAAGCAGCCCACAGCTTGATATTCAGGTTCTCCATGATCTTCGACAACGTTTCCCTGAAATTCCAGAGGGCGTGGTGTCTCAGTGCATGTTACAG AATAACAACAATCTTGAAGCCTGTTGCCGAGCCCTTTCCCAGGAGAGTAGCAAATACTTATATATGGAATACCATAGTCCAGATGACAATAGGATGAATAGAAATCGCCTTTTACATATTAACCTGGGTATCCATTCTCCTAGTAGCTATCacccaggagatggagcccaACTTAATGGTGGTCGAACACTGGTACATAGCTCAAGTGATGGACATATTGATCCTCAGCATGCAGCAGGTAAACAGCTGATATGTTTAGTTCAAGAACCACACTCAGCTCCAGCTGTTGTTGCTGCTACTCCCAACTACAATCCATTTTTTATGAATGAACAGAACAGAAGTGCAGCTACTCCTCCTTCACAGCCACCTCAACAGCCATCTTCCATGCAAACAGGAATGAATCCGTCTGCTATGCAAGGGCCttcaccaccaccgccaccttCATACATGCACATACCTCGGTATAGTACAAATCCAATTACTGTTACAGTATCCCAGAACCTCCCTTCTGGACAGACTGTACCAAGAGCTTTACAAATTCTTCCACAAATTCCAAGCAATCTCTATGGGTCTCCTGGTTCTATTTATATTAGACAGACATCTCAGAGTTCATCAGGAAGACAAACTCCTCAGAGTACGCCATGGCAGTCCTCACCACAGGGCCCAGTGCCTCACTATAGCCAGCGTCCTTTACCTGTTTATCCACACCAACAGAACTATCAACCTTCTCAGTATTCTCCCAAACAGCAGCAGATCCCTCAGTCTGCTTACCATTCACCACCTCCTTCTCAATGTCCTTCACCCTTCAGCTCTCCACAGCATCAAGTGCAACCTTCCCAGTTGGGCCACATCTTTATGCCACCTAGTCCTTCAACTACTCCACCCCATCCATATCAACAAGGACCTCCTAGCTATCAGAAACAGGGAAGCCATTCAGTAGCCTATCTTCCATACACAGCATCTAGTTTATCCAAAGGTTCCATGAAGAAGATAGAAATTACAGTTGAACCTTCTCAAAGACCTGGGACAGCAATTAATAGGAGTCCTTCACCCATCAGTAATCAACCATCTCCACGGAATCAACACTCACTGTACACAGCCACCACGCCACCTTCAAGTTCTCCTTCAAGAGGGATATCTAGTCAACCAAAACCTCCATTTAGTGTTAATCCtgtgtatattacatatacacaGCCAACTGGACCTTCTTGTACTCCATCACCATCTCCTCGAGTGATACCAAACCCaactacagtttttaaaattaccgTAGGCCGAGCAACGActgaaaatcttttaaatttagtGGACCAAGAAGAGCGCTCTGCAGCACCAGAACCTATTCAGCCCATTTCAGTGATACCAGGCTCTGGGGGAGAAAAGGGAAGCCATAAATATCAGAGAAGTTCTAGTTCTGGATCAGATGACTATGCCTACACACAAG CCTTGCTGTTACATCAACGAGCAAGGATGGAGAGGTTAGCAAAGCAATTGAAACTTGAGAAAGAGGAGCTAGAGCGGTTGAAGTCTGAAGTTAACGGTATGGAGCATGACCTGATGCAGAGACGGCTCAGAAGAGTCAGCTGCACCACTGCGATCCCTACG CCTGAGGAAATGACAAGATTGAGAAGCATGAACAGACAACTCCAGATAAATGTTGACTGTACACTGAAAGAAGTTGACCTCCTTCAATCTAGAG ACTCCTCAGACCCCTGCACAATTGAGAGAAAAGCCCGAAGAATTAGCGTGACCTCCAAAGTACAGGCAGACATCCATGACACCCAGGCAGCAGCTGCAGATG AGCATCGAACTGGCTCCACACAAAGTCCTCGGACACAACCTCGAGATGAAGACTACGAAGGGGCTCCATGGAATTGTGATAGCTGCACCTTTCTTAACCACCCAGCACTAAATCGCTGTGAGCAGTGCGAGATGCCACGGTACACCTGA
- the TAB3 gene encoding TGF-beta-activated kinase 1 and MAP3K7-binding protein 3 isoform X2 — protein MSPGFGVRKLGVESQCSLNNNNLEACCRALSQESSKYLYMEYHSPDDNRMNRNRLLHINLGIHSPSSYHPGDGAQLNGGRTLVHSSSDGHIDPQHAAGKQLICLVQEPHSAPAVVAATPNYNPFFMNEQNRSAATPPSQPPQQPSSMQTGMNPSAMQGPSPPPPPSYMHIPRYSTNPITVTVSQNLPSGQTVPRALQILPQIPSNLYGSPGSIYIRQTSQSSSGRQTPQSTPWQSSPQGPVPHYSQRPLPVYPHQQNYQPSQYSPKQQQIPQSAYHSPPPSQCPSPFSSPQHQVQPSQLGHIFMPPSPSTTPPHPYQQGPPSYQKQGSHSVAYLPYTASSLSKGSMKKIEITVEPSQRPGTAINRSPSPISNQPSPRNQHSLYTATTPPSSSPSRGISSQPKPPFSVNPVYITYTQPTGPSCTPSPSPRVIPNPTTVFKITVGRATTENLLNLVDQEERSAAPEPIQPISVIPGSGGEKGSHKYQRSSSSGSDDYAYTQALLLHQRARMERLAKQLKLEKEELERLKSEVNGMEHDLMQRRLRRVSCTTAIPTPEEMTRLRSMNRQLQINVDCTLKEVDLLQSRGNFDPKAMNNFYDNIEPGPVVPPKPSKKGSCSVAQAGVQWHDHSSLQPRPPRLKPSSCLSHPSSWDYRRTPPRPANFCIFLWRQGFAMLPRLVSNSWAEAILLPRPPKVLRLQA, from the exons ATGAGTCCTGGATTTGGAGTCAGAAAACTTGGGGTTGAGTCACAGTGTTCATTA AATAACAACAATCTTGAAGCCTGTTGCCGAGCCCTTTCCCAGGAGAGTAGCAAATACTTATATATGGAATACCATAGTCCAGATGACAATAGGATGAATAGAAATCGCCTTTTACATATTAACCTGGGTATCCATTCTCCTAGTAGCTATCacccaggagatggagcccaACTTAATGGTGGTCGAACACTGGTACATAGCTCAAGTGATGGACATATTGATCCTCAGCATGCAGCAGGTAAACAGCTGATATGTTTAGTTCAAGAACCACACTCAGCTCCAGCTGTTGTTGCTGCTACTCCCAACTACAATCCATTTTTTATGAATGAACAGAACAGAAGTGCAGCTACTCCTCCTTCACAGCCACCTCAACAGCCATCTTCCATGCAAACAGGAATGAATCCGTCTGCTATGCAAGGGCCttcaccaccaccgccaccttCATACATGCACATACCTCGGTATAGTACAAATCCAATTACTGTTACAGTATCCCAGAACCTCCCTTCTGGACAGACTGTACCAAGAGCTTTACAAATTCTTCCACAAATTCCAAGCAATCTCTATGGGTCTCCTGGTTCTATTTATATTAGACAGACATCTCAGAGTTCATCAGGAAGACAAACTCCTCAGAGTACGCCATGGCAGTCCTCACCACAGGGCCCAGTGCCTCACTATAGCCAGCGTCCTTTACCTGTTTATCCACACCAACAGAACTATCAACCTTCTCAGTATTCTCCCAAACAGCAGCAGATCCCTCAGTCTGCTTACCATTCACCACCTCCTTCTCAATGTCCTTCACCCTTCAGCTCTCCACAGCATCAAGTGCAACCTTCCCAGTTGGGCCACATCTTTATGCCACCTAGTCCTTCAACTACTCCACCCCATCCATATCAACAAGGACCTCCTAGCTATCAGAAACAGGGAAGCCATTCAGTAGCCTATCTTCCATACACAGCATCTAGTTTATCCAAAGGTTCCATGAAGAAGATAGAAATTACAGTTGAACCTTCTCAAAGACCTGGGACAGCAATTAATAGGAGTCCTTCACCCATCAGTAATCAACCATCTCCACGGAATCAACACTCACTGTACACAGCCACCACGCCACCTTCAAGTTCTCCTTCAAGAGGGATATCTAGTCAACCAAAACCTCCATTTAGTGTTAATCCtgtgtatattacatatacacaGCCAACTGGACCTTCTTGTACTCCATCACCATCTCCTCGAGTGATACCAAACCCaactacagtttttaaaattaccgTAGGCCGAGCAACGActgaaaatcttttaaatttagtGGACCAAGAAGAGCGCTCTGCAGCACCAGAACCTATTCAGCCCATTTCAGTGATACCAGGCTCTGGGGGAGAAAAGGGAAGCCATAAATATCAGAGAAGTTCTAGTTCTGGATCAGATGACTATGCCTACACACAAG CCTTGCTGTTACATCAACGAGCAAGGATGGAGAGGTTAGCAAAGCAATTGAAACTTGAGAAAGAGGAGCTAGAGCGGTTGAAGTCTGAAGTTAACGGTATGGAGCATGACCTGATGCAGAGACGGCTCAGAAGAGTCAGCTGCACCACTGCGATCCCTACG CCTGAGGAAATGACAAGATTGAGAAGCATGAACAGACAACTCCAGATAAATGTTGACTGTACACTGAAAGAAGTTGACCTCCTTCAATCTAGAG GAAACTTTGATCCAAAAGCCATGAATAATTTTTATGACAACATAGAACCTGGCCCAGTTGTACCACCCAAGCCATCTAAAAAAG ggtcctgctctgtcgcccaggctggagtgcagtggcatgatcatagctcattgcagcctcgacctcccaggctcaagccatcctcctgcctcagccacccgagtagctgggactacagacgcacaccaccacgcccggctaatttttgtatttttttgtggagacagggtttcgccatgttgcccaggctggtctcaaactcctgggctgaagcgatcctgctgcctcggcctcccaaagtgctgcgattacaggcataa
- the TAB3 gene encoding TGF-beta-activated kinase 1 and MAP3K7-binding protein 3 isoform X1 — MAQSSPQLDIQVLHDLRQRFPEIPEGVVSQCMLQNNNNLEACCRALSQESSKYLYMEYHSPDDNRMNRNRLLHINLGIHSPSSYHPGDGAQLNGGRTLVHSSSDGHIDPQHAAGKQLICLVQEPHSAPAVVAATPNYNPFFMNEQNRSAATPPSQPPQQPSSMQTGMNPSAMQGPSPPPPPSYMHIPRYSTNPITVTVSQNLPSGQTVPRALQILPQIPSNLYGSPGSIYIRQTSQSSSGRQTPQSTPWQSSPQGPVPHYSQRPLPVYPHQQNYQPSQYSPKQQQIPQSAYHSPPPSQCPSPFSSPQHQVQPSQLGHIFMPPSPSTTPPHPYQQGPPSYQKQGSHSVAYLPYTASSLSKGSMKKIEITVEPSQRPGTAINRSPSPISNQPSPRNQHSLYTATTPPSSSPSRGISSQPKPPFSVNPVYITYTQPTGPSCTPSPSPRVIPNPTTVFKITVGRATTENLLNLVDQEERSAAPEPIQPISVIPGSGGEKGSHKYQRSSSSGSDDYAYTQALLLHQRARMERLAKQLKLEKEELERLKSEVNGMEHDLMQRRLRRVSCTTAIPTPEEMTRLRSMNRQLQINVDCTLKEVDLLQSRGNFDPKAMNNFYDNIEPGPVVPPKPSKKDSSDPCTIERKARRISVTSKVQADIHDTQAAAADEHRTGSTQSPRTQPRDEDYEGAPWNCDSCTFLNHPALNRCEQCEMPRYT; from the exons ATGGCGCAAAGCAGCCCACAGCTTGATATTCAGGTTCTCCATGATCTTCGACAACGTTTCCCTGAAATTCCAGAGGGCGTGGTGTCTCAGTGCATGTTACAG AATAACAACAATCTTGAAGCCTGTTGCCGAGCCCTTTCCCAGGAGAGTAGCAAATACTTATATATGGAATACCATAGTCCAGATGACAATAGGATGAATAGAAATCGCCTTTTACATATTAACCTGGGTATCCATTCTCCTAGTAGCTATCacccaggagatggagcccaACTTAATGGTGGTCGAACACTGGTACATAGCTCAAGTGATGGACATATTGATCCTCAGCATGCAGCAGGTAAACAGCTGATATGTTTAGTTCAAGAACCACACTCAGCTCCAGCTGTTGTTGCTGCTACTCCCAACTACAATCCATTTTTTATGAATGAACAGAACAGAAGTGCAGCTACTCCTCCTTCACAGCCACCTCAACAGCCATCTTCCATGCAAACAGGAATGAATCCGTCTGCTATGCAAGGGCCttcaccaccaccgccaccttCATACATGCACATACCTCGGTATAGTACAAATCCAATTACTGTTACAGTATCCCAGAACCTCCCTTCTGGACAGACTGTACCAAGAGCTTTACAAATTCTTCCACAAATTCCAAGCAATCTCTATGGGTCTCCTGGTTCTATTTATATTAGACAGACATCTCAGAGTTCATCAGGAAGACAAACTCCTCAGAGTACGCCATGGCAGTCCTCACCACAGGGCCCAGTGCCTCACTATAGCCAGCGTCCTTTACCTGTTTATCCACACCAACAGAACTATCAACCTTCTCAGTATTCTCCCAAACAGCAGCAGATCCCTCAGTCTGCTTACCATTCACCACCTCCTTCTCAATGTCCTTCACCCTTCAGCTCTCCACAGCATCAAGTGCAACCTTCCCAGTTGGGCCACATCTTTATGCCACCTAGTCCTTCAACTACTCCACCCCATCCATATCAACAAGGACCTCCTAGCTATCAGAAACAGGGAAGCCATTCAGTAGCCTATCTTCCATACACAGCATCTAGTTTATCCAAAGGTTCCATGAAGAAGATAGAAATTACAGTTGAACCTTCTCAAAGACCTGGGACAGCAATTAATAGGAGTCCTTCACCCATCAGTAATCAACCATCTCCACGGAATCAACACTCACTGTACACAGCCACCACGCCACCTTCAAGTTCTCCTTCAAGAGGGATATCTAGTCAACCAAAACCTCCATTTAGTGTTAATCCtgtgtatattacatatacacaGCCAACTGGACCTTCTTGTACTCCATCACCATCTCCTCGAGTGATACCAAACCCaactacagtttttaaaattaccgTAGGCCGAGCAACGActgaaaatcttttaaatttagtGGACCAAGAAGAGCGCTCTGCAGCACCAGAACCTATTCAGCCCATTTCAGTGATACCAGGCTCTGGGGGAGAAAAGGGAAGCCATAAATATCAGAGAAGTTCTAGTTCTGGATCAGATGACTATGCCTACACACAAG CCTTGCTGTTACATCAACGAGCAAGGATGGAGAGGTTAGCAAAGCAATTGAAACTTGAGAAAGAGGAGCTAGAGCGGTTGAAGTCTGAAGTTAACGGTATGGAGCATGACCTGATGCAGAGACGGCTCAGAAGAGTCAGCTGCACCACTGCGATCCCTACG CCTGAGGAAATGACAAGATTGAGAAGCATGAACAGACAACTCCAGATAAATGTTGACTGTACACTGAAAGAAGTTGACCTCCTTCAATCTAGAG GAAACTTTGATCCAAAAGCCATGAATAATTTTTATGACAACATAGAACCTGGCCCAGTTGTACCACCCAAGCCATCTAAAAAAG ACTCCTCAGACCCCTGCACAATTGAGAGAAAAGCCCGAAGAATTAGCGTGACCTCCAAAGTACAGGCAGACATCCATGACACCCAGGCAGCAGCTGCAGATG AGCATCGAACTGGCTCCACACAAAGTCCTCGGACACAACCTCGAGATGAAGACTACGAAGGGGCTCCATGGAATTGTGATAGCTGCACCTTTCTTAACCACCCAGCACTAAATCGCTGTGAGCAGTGCGAGATGCCACGGTACACCTGA
- the TAB3 gene encoding TGF-beta-activated kinase 1 and MAP3K7-binding protein 3 isoform X4 has protein sequence MAQSSPQLDIQVLHDLRQRFPEIPEGVVSQCMLQNNNNLEACCRALSQESSKYLYMEYHSPDDNRMNRNRLLHINLGIHSPSSYHPGDGAQLNGGRTLVHSSSDGHIDPQHAAGKQLICLVQEPHSAPAVVAATPNYNPFFMNEQNRSAATPPSQPPQQPSSMQTGMNPSAMQGPSPPPPPSYMHIPRYSTNPITVTVSQNLPSGQTVPRALQILPQIPSNLYGSPGSIYIRQTSQSSSGRQTPQSTPWQSSPQGPVPHYSQRPLPVYPHQQNYQPSQYSPKQQQIPQSAYHSPPPSQCPSPFSSPQHQVQPSQLGHIFMPPSPSTTPPHPYQQGPPSYQKQGSHSVAYLPYTASSLSKGSMKKIEITVEPSQRPGTAINRSPSPISNQPSPRNQHSLYTATTPPSSSPSRGISSQPKPPFSVNPVYITYTQPTGPSCTPSPSPRVIPNPTTVFKITVGRATTENLLNLVDQEERSAAPEPIQPISVIPGSGGEKGSHKYQRSSSSGSDDYAYTQALLLHQRARMERLAKQLKLEKEELERLKSEVNGMEHDLMQRRLRRVSCTTAIPTPEEMTRLRSMNRQLQINVDCTLKEVDLLQSRGNFDPKAMNNFYDNIEPGPVVPPKPSKKEHRTGSTQSPRTQPRDEDYEGAPWNCDSCTFLNHPALNRCEQCEMPRYT, from the exons ATGGCGCAAAGCAGCCCACAGCTTGATATTCAGGTTCTCCATGATCTTCGACAACGTTTCCCTGAAATTCCAGAGGGCGTGGTGTCTCAGTGCATGTTACAG AATAACAACAATCTTGAAGCCTGTTGCCGAGCCCTTTCCCAGGAGAGTAGCAAATACTTATATATGGAATACCATAGTCCAGATGACAATAGGATGAATAGAAATCGCCTTTTACATATTAACCTGGGTATCCATTCTCCTAGTAGCTATCacccaggagatggagcccaACTTAATGGTGGTCGAACACTGGTACATAGCTCAAGTGATGGACATATTGATCCTCAGCATGCAGCAGGTAAACAGCTGATATGTTTAGTTCAAGAACCACACTCAGCTCCAGCTGTTGTTGCTGCTACTCCCAACTACAATCCATTTTTTATGAATGAACAGAACAGAAGTGCAGCTACTCCTCCTTCACAGCCACCTCAACAGCCATCTTCCATGCAAACAGGAATGAATCCGTCTGCTATGCAAGGGCCttcaccaccaccgccaccttCATACATGCACATACCTCGGTATAGTACAAATCCAATTACTGTTACAGTATCCCAGAACCTCCCTTCTGGACAGACTGTACCAAGAGCTTTACAAATTCTTCCACAAATTCCAAGCAATCTCTATGGGTCTCCTGGTTCTATTTATATTAGACAGACATCTCAGAGTTCATCAGGAAGACAAACTCCTCAGAGTACGCCATGGCAGTCCTCACCACAGGGCCCAGTGCCTCACTATAGCCAGCGTCCTTTACCTGTTTATCCACACCAACAGAACTATCAACCTTCTCAGTATTCTCCCAAACAGCAGCAGATCCCTCAGTCTGCTTACCATTCACCACCTCCTTCTCAATGTCCTTCACCCTTCAGCTCTCCACAGCATCAAGTGCAACCTTCCCAGTTGGGCCACATCTTTATGCCACCTAGTCCTTCAACTACTCCACCCCATCCATATCAACAAGGACCTCCTAGCTATCAGAAACAGGGAAGCCATTCAGTAGCCTATCTTCCATACACAGCATCTAGTTTATCCAAAGGTTCCATGAAGAAGATAGAAATTACAGTTGAACCTTCTCAAAGACCTGGGACAGCAATTAATAGGAGTCCTTCACCCATCAGTAATCAACCATCTCCACGGAATCAACACTCACTGTACACAGCCACCACGCCACCTTCAAGTTCTCCTTCAAGAGGGATATCTAGTCAACCAAAACCTCCATTTAGTGTTAATCCtgtgtatattacatatacacaGCCAACTGGACCTTCTTGTACTCCATCACCATCTCCTCGAGTGATACCAAACCCaactacagtttttaaaattaccgTAGGCCGAGCAACGActgaaaatcttttaaatttagtGGACCAAGAAGAGCGCTCTGCAGCACCAGAACCTATTCAGCCCATTTCAGTGATACCAGGCTCTGGGGGAGAAAAGGGAAGCCATAAATATCAGAGAAGTTCTAGTTCTGGATCAGATGACTATGCCTACACACAAG CCTTGCTGTTACATCAACGAGCAAGGATGGAGAGGTTAGCAAAGCAATTGAAACTTGAGAAAGAGGAGCTAGAGCGGTTGAAGTCTGAAGTTAACGGTATGGAGCATGACCTGATGCAGAGACGGCTCAGAAGAGTCAGCTGCACCACTGCGATCCCTACG CCTGAGGAAATGACAAGATTGAGAAGCATGAACAGACAACTCCAGATAAATGTTGACTGTACACTGAAAGAAGTTGACCTCCTTCAATCTAGAG GAAACTTTGATCCAAAAGCCATGAATAATTTTTATGACAACATAGAACCTGGCCCAGTTGTACCACCCAAGCCATCTAAAAAAG AGCATCGAACTGGCTCCACACAAAGTCCTCGGACACAACCTCGAGATGAAGACTACGAAGGGGCTCCATGGAATTGTGATAGCTGCACCTTTCTTAACCACCCAGCACTAAATCGCTGTGAGCAGTGCGAGATGCCACGGTACACCTGA